One genomic window of Bacillus mycoides includes the following:
- a CDS encoding N-acetylmuramoyl-L-alanine amidase C-terminal domain-containing protein → MVERGTKGKVVVNPLTGLAYIQTEVLPNSELDKITWWMDTRPGGKWWYEYIKVN, encoded by the coding sequence ATGGTTGAACGAGGAACAAAGGGAAAAGTTGTTGTTAATCCATTAACAGGTCTTGCTTATATCCAAACTGAAGTATTGCCTAATTCAGAACTAGATAAAATCACTTGGTGGATGGATACTCGACCAGGTGGTAAGTGGTGGTATGAATATATTAAAGTGAATTAA
- a CDS encoding peptide ABC transporter substrate-binding protein, with the protein MKRKKSRLMVMALVTSLFLTACNNKANKGDAEAKKQVLNVTVSEEIPSLDTTKTMDGTSAHVMQNIFEGLYVLDEQDHPIPAVAKSFERSEDGKKYTFDLRKDAKWSNGDSVTANDFMFAWRRAVSHETAFQYAYMLFYIKNAKEINKGTIPLNELGVKVIDDYKLEVELEQPIPYFLQLLALPIYLPQHESFLKEQGKNYGLEPSNLIYNGPFVLEKWKHEQEFQLKKNATYWDQKKVKLDEINFHIVKDTMTAVNLYEADDLDRVPINSQVVDKYKGNKELHMSSDPGIAMLRFNEKNNALANKKVRQSISLALNKDDFVAHFINNGAKPASGLVPAGHITEETGKDFRKENGDLSPYNLQNAKKVWEEAKKELGVAQVKLEFLTFEQDNAKRMAEYIKGDLEKHLQGLTIQIKQQPFKQKLQLEQTGDYDISMANWGPDYKDPISYLELFTTGNPNNKMNYSNLHYDELIKKAKSDLVLDQKKRWETLQEAERILLEDAAVAPLYHIGSAYVQKDYVKGIEKHQFGGVYTYKNAYIDNK; encoded by the coding sequence ATGAAGCGAAAAAAGAGCCGTTTAATGGTAATGGCACTTGTTACATCTTTATTTTTAACAGCTTGTAATAATAAAGCTAATAAAGGTGATGCAGAAGCTAAAAAACAAGTGTTAAATGTAACAGTATCAGAAGAAATTCCTTCTCTTGATACTACGAAAACGATGGATGGTACATCAGCACACGTAATGCAAAACATATTTGAAGGATTGTATGTGCTAGATGAACAGGATCATCCTATTCCAGCAGTAGCAAAGTCGTTTGAAAGAAGTGAAGATGGTAAAAAATATACATTTGATTTGCGTAAAGATGCAAAGTGGTCAAATGGAGACTCAGTAACAGCAAATGATTTTATGTTTGCGTGGAGACGGGCGGTAAGTCATGAAACAGCGTTTCAATATGCATACATGCTGTTTTATATAAAAAATGCGAAAGAAATAAACAAGGGAACAATTCCTCTCAATGAACTTGGCGTAAAAGTAATAGATGATTATAAGCTAGAAGTTGAACTAGAGCAGCCAATTCCGTATTTTTTACAGTTGTTAGCACTACCTATATACTTACCACAGCACGAATCATTTTTAAAAGAACAAGGAAAGAATTATGGATTGGAACCTAGTAATCTCATATATAACGGCCCATTTGTATTAGAAAAATGGAAGCATGAACAAGAGTTTCAATTAAAGAAGAATGCTACATATTGGGATCAAAAGAAAGTGAAATTAGACGAAATAAACTTTCATATCGTAAAGGATACAATGACGGCTGTAAATTTATATGAGGCTGACGATTTGGATCGAGTACCTATTAATTCTCAAGTTGTAGACAAGTATAAAGGGAATAAGGAATTACATATGTCAAGTGATCCTGGGATCGCTATGCTACGTTTTAATGAGAAAAATAACGCGTTAGCAAATAAGAAAGTACGTCAATCTATCTCATTGGCATTAAATAAAGATGATTTCGTCGCTCACTTTATAAATAACGGGGCAAAACCTGCAAGTGGACTTGTACCAGCTGGTCATATAACTGAAGAGACTGGCAAAGATTTTAGAAAAGAAAACGGAGATCTTTCTCCATATAATTTACAAAATGCGAAAAAGGTTTGGGAAGAAGCGAAAAAAGAACTTGGAGTAGCACAAGTAAAACTCGAGTTTTTAACGTTTGAACAAGATAACGCAAAACGTATGGCGGAATATATAAAAGGTGATTTAGAAAAGCATTTGCAAGGATTAACGATACAAATTAAACAACAGCCATTTAAGCAAAAATTACAATTAGAACAAACAGGTGATTACGATATATCTATGGCAAATTGGGGACCTGACTATAAAGACCCAATTAGTTATTTAGAGTTATTTACGACGGGTAATCCGAATAATAAAATGAATTATTCTAACCTTCACTACGATGAACTAATAAAAAAAGCTAAAAGCGACCTAGTACTAGATCAGAAGAAAAGGTGGGAAACTCTGCAAGAGGCGGAGCGTATTCTATTAGAGGACGCTGCGGTAGCACCGCTTTACCATATTGGTTCAGCTTATGTACAAAAGGATTATGTAAAAGGAATTGAAAAGCATCAATTTGGTGGCGTTTATACTTATAAGAATGCTTATATTGATAATAAGTAA
- a CDS encoding GNAT family N-acetyltransferase, translating into MFPILKTERLVLRELTEEDAPSILHCFSNTDVLRHYGQKPLQNLDQVKQILNNFKLGYNARSGIKWGIELKDKKGLIGTIGFHDWSSEHKRANISYAFFPEHWGNGYATEAVSEIISYGFHTLHLKRIGAIVFLENEASNKVLLKLGFEKEGVLKNYMYQDDIPYDTNFYSLLKSV; encoded by the coding sequence ATGTTTCCTATATTAAAAACTGAGCGACTTGTATTAAGAGAACTTACCGAAGAAGATGCACCGAGTATATTACATTGCTTTTCTAATACCGATGTCCTGCGCCATTATGGCCAAAAGCCATTGCAAAATTTGGATCAAGTAAAACAAATCCTTAATAATTTTAAGTTGGGTTACAACGCAAGAAGCGGCATTAAATGGGGAATCGAATTAAAAGACAAGAAAGGGCTCATTGGAACAATTGGTTTTCATGATTGGTCTTCTGAACATAAACGAGCAAATATAAGTTATGCCTTTTTCCCTGAACACTGGGGAAATGGATATGCTACTGAGGCAGTTTCTGAAATTATATCTTATGGCTTCCATACGCTTCATTTAAAACGTATCGGGGCAATTGTATTTCTTGAAAACGAAGCTTCAAATAAAGTGCTATTAAAATTAGGATTTGAAAAAGAAGGTGTTCTGAAAAATTATATGTATCAAGATGATATTCCATATGATACGAATTTTTATTCTTTATTAAAATCGGTTTAA
- a CDS encoding response regulator transcription factor, protein MEKNSILIVDDDQDIIQFINVNLIQEGFIVFSADNGEEALEIINHNSIQLAILDIMMPQMDGIELCRRIREKHSLPIMFLSAKSSDVDKVIGFSTGADDYIVKPFSTIEFIARVKAQLRRYTYFNQNVVQVIEKKINIRGLEIDEISRTVMLYGQTINLTKTEYDILHLLAAAMNRIFTIEEIYESVWNERAHESNNTVMVHIARLRNKIEGNPKEPKFIQNVWGVGYKIED, encoded by the coding sequence ATGGAGAAAAACTCAATTTTAATCGTAGACGATGATCAAGATATTATTCAATTTATTAACGTGAATTTAATACAAGAAGGTTTTATTGTTTTTAGTGCTGATAACGGAGAAGAGGCATTAGAGATAATAAATCATAACAGTATTCAACTTGCTATCCTTGATATTATGATGCCTCAAATGGATGGTATAGAACTGTGTAGAAGGATTAGAGAGAAACATAGTTTACCAATTATGTTTTTAAGCGCGAAATCATCGGATGTAGATAAAGTAATTGGATTTAGTACTGGGGCGGATGATTATATTGTGAAGCCGTTTAGTACAATTGAATTTATTGCAAGAGTGAAAGCTCAATTAAGAAGATATACATATTTCAATCAAAATGTTGTCCAAGTAATTGAAAAGAAAATAAACATTAGAGGTTTAGAAATAGATGAAATTTCAAGAACAGTAATGCTGTATGGACAAACAATTAATCTTACAAAAACCGAATATGATATTTTGCACCTACTGGCAGCTGCAATGAACCGAATTTTCACTATTGAAGAAATATATGAAAGTGTTTGGAATGAAAGAGCTCATGAGAGTAACAATACGGTAATGGTTCATATTGCGAGATTAAGAAATAAAATAGAGGGAAATCCAAAAGAGCCGAAGTTTATACAAAATGTTTGGGGAGTCGGATATAAAATTGAAGATTAA
- a CDS encoding M23 family metallopeptidase produces the protein MWKKCLLVILVAFLITSWSVVYLANGVISVIVWWSIQAFSLVSIVILIGSVLLFIWKGIFRKQIDRTLLLIVLFSIIGAWPVGWFANVGGLAYPADVQSMSPKIIVRFPLNERALVGWGGDRLETNYHVIKPNERWAYDILIPPAEVKSSKLEDYGIYGAKVMAPASGTVVSVNNDEKDLVPGSDDFQSMAGNHIYLRLDETGTFLFLAHLKKGSIKVKEGQHVNEGEALAQVGNSGSSSEPHLHIHHQRQDPSNTSMFLTEGLPLYFRTEEDVMMPERGTYISGN, from the coding sequence ATGTGGAAGAAATGTTTGTTAGTAATTTTAGTTGCTTTTTTAATTACAAGTTGGAGTGTAGTTTATTTAGCTAATGGTGTTATATCAGTCATTGTTTGGTGGAGTATACAAGCTTTTAGCTTAGTTTCAATTGTTATTTTGATAGGATCAGTATTACTATTTATTTGGAAAGGCATTTTTAGAAAGCAGATAGATAGAACGCTACTCTTAATAGTTCTTTTCTCAATAATTGGAGCGTGGCCCGTAGGATGGTTCGCTAACGTGGGTGGACTTGCGTACCCAGCAGATGTACAGTCTATGAGTCCTAAAATAATCGTTCGTTTCCCCTTGAATGAACGAGCGCTAGTTGGTTGGGGTGGTGATCGATTAGAAACGAACTATCATGTTATAAAACCAAATGAAAGATGGGCGTATGATATTCTTATTCCACCCGCTGAAGTGAAAAGTAGTAAGTTAGAGGATTATGGAATATATGGAGCGAAAGTAATGGCACCAGCTTCTGGAACAGTTGTATCAGTTAATAATGATGAAAAAGATTTAGTTCCGGGATCAGATGATTTTCAGTCAATGGCCGGGAATCATATTTATTTACGGTTAGATGAAACAGGAACATTTTTATTTCTCGCCCACTTAAAGAAAGGGTCAATTAAAGTTAAAGAAGGACAACACGTAAATGAAGGGGAGGCTCTTGCTCAAGTCGGTAACTCAGGAAGTTCCAGTGAACCACATTTACACATCCATCATCAGAGACAGGATCCATCCAATACGAGTATGTTTCTTACGGAAGGATTGCCACTTTACTTTCGAACGGAAGAAGATGTGATGATGCCGGAAAGAGGTACATACATAAGTGGTAATTAG
- a CDS encoding Nramp family divalent metal transporter — protein sequence MNKNISKDEQVPSQSTTVQSAHLALSGQTKGFKRLLPFLGPAFIASVAYIDPGNFATNIAAGSQYGYLLLWVILASNLMAVLIQTLSAKLGIATGRNLPEVARENFPKPVSIGLWIQGELVIMATDLAEFIGAALGLYLLFGIPMLPAALITAVGSFIILEFQRRGFRPLEAIITGMIFIVVIAFGIQVFYAKPELSPLLSGLFTPKFQGVDSILLAAGILGATVMPHAIYLHSALTQRRVVGTNDEQKKKIFRFEFIDIIIAMVIAGAINASMLIVAAALFFKNGLHVEDLDVAFNQFSNLVGPVSAALFGIGLLSAGLSSSSVGTMSGDIIMQGFIRMHIPLYLRRFITMIPPLVIIALGVNPTYALVMSQVVLSFGIAFALVPLIMFTSNKKIMGALVNHRITTFIAWLIAALVIVLNIFLLYQTFVG from the coding sequence ATGAATAAAAATATATCAAAAGATGAACAAGTCCCTTCTCAAAGTACAACAGTTCAATCAGCTCATTTAGCGTTAAGTGGACAAACAAAAGGATTTAAAAGACTGTTACCATTCTTAGGCCCTGCTTTTATCGCATCAGTTGCTTATATTGACCCTGGGAATTTCGCAACGAATATTGCTGCTGGATCCCAATATGGGTATTTATTACTTTGGGTAATACTCGCTTCTAATTTAATGGCTGTATTAATCCAAACTTTATCAGCTAAATTAGGAATCGCTACTGGAAGAAACCTTCCTGAAGTAGCTCGCGAAAACTTCCCCAAACCAGTTTCCATCGGTTTATGGATACAAGGGGAACTCGTTATTATGGCTACAGATTTAGCTGAATTTATCGGGGCAGCACTCGGCTTATACTTACTATTTGGAATTCCGATGTTACCAGCTGCTTTAATTACAGCGGTTGGATCATTTATTATTCTTGAATTTCAACGCAGAGGCTTTCGTCCATTAGAAGCTATTATTACAGGGATGATTTTTATCGTTGTTATCGCTTTTGGTATCCAAGTCTTTTACGCAAAACCGGAATTAAGCCCTCTTCTTTCAGGACTATTTACTCCAAAATTTCAAGGTGTGGATAGTATTCTTTTAGCAGCTGGAATTTTAGGCGCGACAGTAATGCCGCACGCAATTTATTTACATTCGGCCTTAACGCAGCGCCGCGTAGTCGGAACAAATGATGAACAAAAGAAAAAGATTTTCCGCTTCGAATTCATTGACATTATTATTGCGATGGTTATCGCTGGAGCTATTAACGCAAGTATGCTAATTGTTGCTGCTGCACTATTCTTTAAAAATGGTCTACATGTTGAAGATCTTGATGTTGCTTTCAATCAATTTAGTAATTTAGTCGGTCCTGTATCCGCTGCTTTATTTGGAATTGGACTCTTATCAGCCGGATTATCTAGCTCTTCTGTCGGTACAATGTCCGGTGATATTATTATGCAAGGATTCATTCGCATGCATATTCCGTTATATTTACGCCGATTTATAACGATGATTCCGCCTCTCGTTATTATCGCTTTGGGCGTAAACCCAACTTACGCTCTTGTAATGAGCCAAGTTGTATTATCATTCGGTATTGCGTTTGCATTAGTACCACTTATTATGTTTACAAGTAATAAAAAGATTATGGGCGCACTCGTTAACCACCGTATAACAACATTCATCGCATGGTTAATCGCTGCACTCGTTATCGTTTTAAATATTTTCTTACTGTATCAAACATTTGTTGGTTAA
- a CDS encoding rhodanese-related sulfurtransferase, with protein MATTKPYRVLLYYMYTTIENPEEFAEQHLEFCNSLELKGRILVATEGINGTCSGTVEQTEKYVEAMNNDPRFAGIVFKIDEADEHAFKKMHVRPRPELVTLRLEDDINPKEITGKYLEPKEFYAAMKQEDTVIIDARNDYEFDLGHFKGAIKPNIESFRELPDWIRENKETLEGKKILTYCTGGIRCEKFSGWLVREGYEDVGQLHGGIVTYGKDPEVQGELWDGQCYVFDERIAVPVNQKEHVIVGKDHFTGEPCERYVNCANPECNKKILCSEESEAKHLRACSHECRVHPRNRYIVQHELTEEQVAATLEKIEAGK; from the coding sequence TTGGCAACTACAAAACCATATAGAGTATTACTATATTACATGTACACAACAATTGAAAATCCAGAAGAATTTGCTGAACAGCATTTAGAATTTTGTAATTCACTTGAGTTAAAAGGAAGAATTCTTGTAGCAACAGAAGGAATTAACGGAACTTGTTCTGGAACTGTTGAGCAAACAGAGAAATACGTGGAAGCAATGAATAATGATCCACGTTTTGCTGGAATCGTTTTTAAAATTGATGAGGCAGATGAACATGCATTTAAGAAAATGCACGTACGCCCTCGTCCAGAGTTAGTTACACTTCGTCTAGAAGATGACATTAACCCGAAAGAAATAACTGGTAAATATTTAGAACCAAAAGAGTTCTATGCGGCAATGAAACAAGAAGATACAGTTATTATTGATGCACGAAATGATTATGAGTTTGATTTAGGACATTTCAAAGGTGCGATCAAACCAAATATTGAATCGTTCCGTGAATTACCAGATTGGATTAGAGAAAATAAAGAAACACTTGAAGGCAAAAAGATTTTAACGTACTGTACAGGTGGAATTCGTTGTGAGAAGTTTTCTGGTTGGTTAGTTCGTGAAGGTTATGAAGATGTAGGTCAGCTTCATGGCGGAATTGTAACGTACGGAAAAGACCCAGAAGTACAAGGTGAACTTTGGGATGGTCAATGTTACGTATTCGATGAGCGTATCGCTGTACCAGTAAACCAAAAAGAACATGTTATCGTTGGTAAAGATCATTTTACAGGTGAACCTTGTGAGCGCTATGTAAACTGTGCAAATCCAGAATGTAACAAGAAAATTTTATGTTCTGAAGAAAGTGAAGCGAAACATTTACGTGCATGTTCTCATGAATGTCGTGTACACCCACGTAATCGTTATATCGTGCAACATGAATTAACAGAAGAGCAAGTAGCTGCTACATTAGAAAAAATCGAAGCAGGTAAGTAA
- the panE gene encoding 2-dehydropantoate 2-reductase → MRILVLGAGGVGGFFGGRLVEKGEDVTFLVRSKRKQQLEEKGLVIRSVNGDFSFQPKLITKEDRTSPFDVILFSTKAYHLNEAIIDLKPFVGENTVIIPLLNGISHLSLLQKEFGVEKVMGGLCFIETTLNDQGEIVQTSAANRLVFGEIKPQDSERIKRISKAFADTKASFVLSENITQDMWHKYLFITVMSGVTTLMRAPIGPIRESDGGREFIRNLFAESVQIMKAMEAPVKDNIIEEHMKTIDKISYDMKSSMQRDMEKGSFIEGKHLQGYLLNLAEQFLIEAPLLGAVYQNLKVYEEMTFNKSVIELDV, encoded by the coding sequence ATGCGCATTTTAGTATTAGGAGCTGGTGGCGTCGGCGGATTTTTTGGTGGCCGATTAGTAGAAAAGGGAGAAGATGTTACATTTCTCGTTCGCAGCAAAAGAAAACAGCAATTAGAGGAAAAAGGACTTGTTATTCGTAGTGTTAATGGAGATTTTTCATTTCAACCGAAATTGATAACGAAAGAAGATAGAACTTCTCCATTTGATGTGATTTTATTTTCAACAAAGGCGTATCATTTAAATGAGGCGATCATAGATTTGAAGCCTTTCGTAGGAGAAAATACTGTAATAATCCCGCTGTTAAATGGTATCTCTCATTTATCACTATTACAAAAGGAATTCGGCGTGGAAAAAGTAATGGGTGGTTTATGCTTTATTGAGACGACGTTAAACGATCAAGGAGAAATTGTACAAACTAGTGCTGCAAACAGACTTGTATTTGGGGAAATTAAACCTCAAGATTCAGAGAGAATAAAGCGTATTTCTAAAGCATTTGCAGATACGAAAGCTAGTTTTGTTTTAAGTGAAAATATTACGCAAGATATGTGGCATAAATATTTATTTATTACTGTAATGTCAGGTGTGACAACATTAATGCGTGCACCGATAGGACCGATTCGTGAAAGTGATGGAGGACGAGAATTTATCCGGAATTTATTTGCAGAATCTGTGCAAATCATGAAAGCCATGGAGGCTCCAGTTAAGGATAATATTATCGAGGAACATATGAAAACGATTGATAAAATTTCGTATGACATGAAGTCATCGATGCAGCGTGATATGGAAAAAGGTTCATTTATTGAAGGGAAGCACTTACAAGGATACTTACTGAATTTAGCAGAGCAATTTTTAATAGAAGCACCATTACTAGGAGCGGTATATCAAAATTTGAAGGTGTATGAAGAAATGACATTTAACAAATCCGTAATAGAATTAGATGTATGA
- a CDS encoding APC family permease: MVSSIKRFLIGRPLKSTELGEQKLNKTKALAILSSDALSSVAYGPEQILIALAGLGAIAYWYSIPIAVGVLVLLTALILSYRQIIFAYPHGGGAYVVSKENLGMNPGLIAGGSLLVDYILTVAVSVSAGTDALTSAFPSLHAHNVIIAIIFVILITILNLRGVTESASVLAYPVYLFVLALFILIGVGIYNILTGHVSPTLHAPIGTPVAGISLFLLLRAFASGSSALTGVEAISNAIPNFKDPAPNNAAKTLLAMGALLAVLFTGIVFLAYYYGVTPSKEVTVVSQIAEQTFGRNFMYYFIQGTTALILILAANTGYSAFPLLAVNLAKDKFIPRMFTIRGDRLGYSNGIIILGISSIILIVAFQGKTEHLIPLYAVGVFIPFTLSQTGMVLKWLREKPEGWILRLTINLIGAVISFIVMSMFFLTKFAQVWSILIFLPAIIFLFHRIKKHYDAVGDQLSLKTCERIVPIEGNVIVVPVAGMTHVVENSLNYAKALSADQVIAVYVAFDREEEKKFEEKWEKWQPEVRLVTLHSHYRSIIQPLTKFIDTVQYKASESNYRVTVVIPQFIPKKGWHNILHNQSSLLIRAYLLYKRNVVITTVPYHLKK, translated from the coding sequence GTGGTTTCATCTATTAAAAGATTTTTAATTGGAAGACCGTTAAAATCAACTGAGTTAGGCGAACAAAAGCTCAATAAAACGAAGGCACTAGCAATTTTATCTTCTGACGCATTGTCATCGGTTGCATATGGTCCAGAACAAATATTAATTGCTTTAGCAGGACTTGGAGCAATAGCTTATTGGTATTCCATTCCGATAGCTGTTGGGGTATTAGTATTATTGACAGCTCTTATTTTATCTTATCGTCAAATTATTTTTGCTTACCCTCATGGTGGGGGCGCATATGTTGTATCAAAAGAAAACTTAGGGATGAATCCAGGCTTAATAGCTGGTGGATCTTTATTAGTCGATTATATTTTAACTGTTGCAGTAAGTGTATCTGCAGGTACAGATGCGCTCACATCTGCTTTTCCTAGCTTACATGCACATAATGTAATCATTGCGATTATATTTGTCATATTGATTACTATCTTAAATTTAAGGGGCGTAACGGAATCAGCTTCCGTTTTAGCATATCCGGTTTATTTATTCGTTTTAGCATTATTTATATTAATTGGTGTAGGAATATATAATATTTTAACTGGGCACGTTTCACCTACTTTACATGCGCCAATTGGAACACCAGTTGCGGGAATTAGTTTGTTTTTACTGTTAAGAGCATTCGCATCAGGTAGTTCTGCATTAACAGGTGTTGAAGCAATTTCTAATGCAATTCCAAACTTTAAAGATCCTGCCCCAAACAATGCAGCAAAAACATTGCTTGCGATGGGTGCGTTACTTGCGGTTTTATTCACAGGAATTGTCTTTTTAGCATATTATTACGGAGTTACACCGAGTAAGGAAGTAACAGTCGTATCTCAAATAGCTGAACAAACATTTGGACGTAATTTCATGTACTATTTCATACAAGGTACAACAGCTTTAATATTAATTCTTGCTGCTAACACAGGTTATTCTGCATTTCCATTATTAGCAGTTAATCTTGCAAAAGATAAGTTTATACCGAGAATGTTTACAATTAGAGGAGACCGTCTAGGTTATTCAAACGGTATTATTATACTTGGGATTTCTTCGATTATTTTAATTGTAGCTTTTCAGGGGAAAACAGAACACTTGATTCCGCTATATGCAGTAGGCGTATTTATTCCGTTTACACTTTCTCAAACTGGAATGGTACTAAAATGGCTTCGTGAAAAGCCTGAAGGATGGATTTTACGTTTAACGATTAATTTAATTGGTGCAGTTATTAGTTTTATCGTAATGAGTATGTTCTTTTTAACTAAATTTGCACAAGTTTGGTCGATCCTTATTTTCTTACCTGCTATTATCTTCTTGTTCCATCGAATTAAGAAACATTATGATGCAGTGGGCGATCAATTAAGTTTAAAAACTTGTGAACGGATTGTTCCGATAGAGGGGAATGTAATTGTCGTTCCTGTAGCTGGTATGACTCATGTAGTAGAAAATTCATTGAACTATGCTAAAGCTCTTTCAGCAGATCAAGTTATCGCTGTATATGTTGCTTTTGACAGAGAAGAGGAAAAGAAATTTGAAGAGAAATGGGAGAAGTGGCAACCTGAAGTAAGGCTTGTTACATTACATTCTCATTATAGAAGTATTATTCAGCCGCTAACAAAGTTTATTGATACAGTGCAATATAAAGCGAGTGAATCAAATTACCGAGTTACGGTCGTTATACCACAGTTTATTCCGAAAAAAGGTTGGCATAACATTCTTCATAATCAGTCTAGTTTACTCATTCGTGCGTATTTACTCTATAAAAGAAATGTTGTTATTACGACAGTACCGTATCATTTGAAAAAGTAA
- the nheA gene encoding non-hemolytic enterotoxin NHE subunit A has protein sequence MKKTLITGLLVTAVSTSCFVPVSAYAKEGQTEVKTVYAQNVIAPNTLSNSIRMLGSQSPLIQAYGLVILQQPDIKVNAMSSLTNHQKFAKANVREWIDEYNPKLIDLNQEMMRYSTRFNSYYSKLYELAGKVNEDEQAKADFTSAYGKLQLQVQSIQESMEQDLLELNRFKTVLDKDSNNLSIKADEAIKTLQGSSGDIVKLREDIKRIQGEIQAELTIILNRPQEIIKGSINIGKQVFTITNQTAQTKTIDFVSIGTLSNEIVNAADSQTREAALRIQQKQKELLPLIQKLSQTESEATQITFVEDQVSSFTELIDRQITTLETLLTDWKVLNNNMIQIQTNIESGTYTDSSLLQKHFNQLKKISDEMNKQTNQFEDYVTNVEVH, from the coding sequence GTGAAAAAGACTTTAATTACAGGGTTATTGGTTACAGCAGTATCTACGAGTTGCTTCGTTCCTGTAAGCGCTTACGCTAAGGAGGGGCAAACAGAAGTGAAAACAGTATATGCGCAAAATGTAATTGCTCCAAATACATTATCTAATTCAATTAGAATGTTAGGATCACAGTCACCGCTTATACAAGCATACGGATTAGTTATTTTGCAACAGCCAGACATTAAGGTAAATGCGATGAGTAGTTTGACGAATCATCAAAAATTTGCAAAGGCGAATGTACGAGAGTGGATTGATGAGTATAATCCGAAGCTAATCGACTTAAATCAAGAGATGATGAGATATAGTACTAGATTTAATAGCTATTATAGTAAGCTCTATGAACTTGCAGGAAAAGTAAATGAAGATGAACAGGCAAAAGCAGATTTTACAAGCGCATATGGAAAATTACAATTGCAAGTACAAAGCATCCAAGAGAGTATGGAGCAAGATTTGTTAGAACTAAATCGATTTAAAACGGTATTAGATAAAGATAGTAACAATTTATCTATTAAAGCTGATGAGGCAATAAAAACACTTCAAGGATCAAGTGGAGATATTGTGAAATTAAGAGAAGATATTAAAAGAATTCAAGGGGAAATTCAAGCTGAACTAACTATTATTTTGAATAGACCTCAAGAAATTATTAAAGGTTCTATTAATATCGGTAAACAAGTATTTACAATCACAAATCAAACTGCACAAACGAAAACAATCGATTTTGTTTCTATTGGTACTTTAAGTAATGAAATTGTAAATGCTGCAGATAGTCAAACGAGGGAAGCAGCTCTTCGTATTCAGCAAAAGCAAAAAGAGCTACTACCACTTATTCAAAAGTTATCACAAACTGAATCAGAGGCGACTCAAATCACATTCGTTGAAGATCAAGTAAGTAGTTTTACAGAACTAATTGACCGCCAAATTACAACTTTAGAAACGTTATTAACAGATTGGAAAGTTTTAAACAATAATATGATCCAAATTCAAACAAATATTGAATCTGGCACGTATACAGACAGTAGTTTACTTCAAAAACATTTCAATCAGCTCAAAAAAATAAGTGATGAAATGAATAAGCAAACGAATCAATTTGAAGATTACGTTACAAACGTTGAAGTACATTAA